A single genomic interval of Electrophorus electricus isolate fEleEle1 chromosome 4, fEleEle1.pri, whole genome shotgun sequence harbors:
- the LOC118241220 gene encoding protein bassoon-like: protein MFSSTFLSGGNPLSAMSSAVNKFSLFGDESGQDKQQEAREQKDTKRQQDGVLDTQGPPKESKPQQPGVGMGEAGMGGPQRQDMGKALPPPKGLHGGGAQQQDPPLCPICKNTELNFISKGPPNHNTCTQCKSAVCRLCGFSPPDAATEWLCLNCQMQRAVGGVEPPTPPTKKLPTQPSKGSTPSQPSGKRSPSPAPNKDTPPGKGLSSANQQTKLSDSQKPSGQSCSPIGKRISATTAPALQQTPSQQQTANETPSPVKSKLSTKTDPPVEQSGFFGFGFGSAHGQSRATSPSPQPPVSAVSEKVLGFGSSFFSSASNLISSAVQDEKSTTASKDSTKPLASQAPDEKKTEQKKSEETQPTKATVAQTKNEPTSPQPQKADRSSPKPFPQSCPICKVDLKKDPPNYNTCTECKNIVCTQCGFNPMPHQSEGKDWLCLNCQTQRALQSEGTHLLKPQPQPQDAPTQVKDAGPKQKQTTAQPSKSTSTNKTSTSKEDPRNQNAQQKPPTHQTAKSNLPPQKGVPPQEDSGFFRFGFGGARSRSPSPQPAVSAVSGRVLGFGSSFLSSASNLISSAVQDEPSTTPSTSCKGSTVSQNSASATSTPPASHKESAAAQRAGKETKPSTTLKEEIPGQQNDQQPKTPLTEAKMPELSLYMPKLDKDTQPLPKACPLSCL, encoded by the exons ATGTTCTCCTCTACCTTCCTGAGTGGGGGTAATCCCTTGAGTGCCATGTCTTCTGCAGTAAACAAGTTTAGTCTATTTGGGGACGAGTCTGGACAGGacaagcagcaggaagctcGAGAGCAGAAAGACACTAAGCGGCAGCAGGATGGAGTGCTTGACACACAAGGACCTCCAAAGGAAAGCAAACCACAGCAGCCAGGAGTGGGAATGGGTGAAGCTGGTATGGGAGGCCCCCAGCGACAAGACATGGGAAAGGCATTGCCTCCACCAAAGGGATTGCATGGGGGTGGAGCTCAGCAGCAAGACCCCCCTCTCTGTCCAATCTGTAAAAATACAGAACTCAATTTTATATCCAAAGGACCACCCAACCATAACACCTGCACCCAGTGTAAATCAGCTGTCTGCCGCTTGTGTGGGTTTAGTCCACCAGATGCAGCT ACTGAGTGGCTGTGCCTCAACTGCCAGATGCAGCGGGCCGTTGGAGGTGTAGAACCACCTACTCCCCCCACAAAGAAACTGCCAACTCAGCCCAGCAAAGGTTCCACACCATCTCAGCCATCTGGAAAAAGAAGTCCGTCCCCAGCACCAAATAAAGACACTCCACCTGGTAAAGGGTTGTCATCTGCCAATCAGCAAACCAAACTATCTGACAGTCAGAAACCATCAGGACAGTCTTGCTCACCTATAGGAAAACGAATCAGTGCTACCACAGCTCCAGCTTTACAACAAACACCATCCCAGCAGCAGACAGCAAACGAAACCCCTTCCCCTGTAAAGTCTAAACTATCAACTAAGACAGATCCACCTGTGGAGCAATCAGGATTTTTTGGGTTTGGCTTTGGAAGTGCTCACGGTCAATCTCGAGCCACATCCCCCTCCCCTCAGCCTCCTGTTTCAGCAGTTTCTGAGAAGGTTCTAGGCTTTGGTTCCTCCTTTTTCAGTTCTGCATCTAATTTGATTTCATCAGCTGTCCAGGATGAAAAATCCACAACAGCTTCTAAGGACTCTACTAAGCCCCTTGCATCCCAAGCACCAGATGAGAAGAAAACAGAGCAAAAGAAATCTGAAGAAACACAACCAACCAAAGCAACTGTAGCCCAAACTAAAAATGAACCAACCTCTCCACAGCCTCAAAAAGCAGATAGAAGCAGTCCAAAACCATTTCCACAGTCCTGCCCAATCTGTAAGGTGGACCTCAAGAAGGATCCTCCTAACTACAACACCTGCACTGAGTGTAAAAACATTGTGTGCACCCAGTGTGGCTTTAACCCTATGCCTCATCAGTCGGAG GGAAAAGATTGGCTTTGTTTAAACTGCCAGACACAAAGAGCACTACAATCAGAAGGAACTCATTTACTGAAgccccagccccagccccaAGATGCTCCAACACAAGTGAAGGATGCAGGtccaaaacagaaacagaccacaGCCCAGCCATCAAAGAGTACTTCTACCAACAAGACAAGTACCTCAAAAGAAGACCCACGTAACCAGAATGCTCAACAAAAGCCGCCCACTCATCAGACAGCAAAAAGTAACCTGCCTCCACAGAAGGGAGTGCCACCTCAAGAGGATTCAGGTTTCTTTAGGTTTGGCTTTGGTGGTGCACGTTCTCGATCCCCATCTCCTCAGCCTGCAGTATCTGCTGTTTCTGGGAGGGTTTTAGGCTTTGGCTCCTCCTTCCTTAGCTCTGCATCTAATCTAATCTCATCAGCTGTTCAAGATGAGCCTTCAACCACACCATCAACCTCTTGTAAAGGTTCCACAGTGTCTCAAAACTCTGCCAGTGCAACCAGTACACCTCCTGCATCACACAAAGAATCCGCAGCAGCACAAAGAGCTGGGAAAGAGACCAAACCCTCAACTACACTGAAAGAAGAGATTCCGGGACAGCAAAATGATCAGCAACCCAAGACACCTTTAACTGAAGCGAAGATGCCAGAACTCTCCTTATATATGCCAAAACTAGATAAGGATACTCAGCCTCTTCCCAAAGCTTGCCCACTCT CCTGTCTGTAA